A window of the Candidatus Poribacteria bacterium genome harbors these coding sequences:
- a CDS encoding RNA-binding protein, which produces MNIYVGNVPYAATETDLEELFGEHGPVATATIIRDRYDGRSKGFGFVEMENQEDGERAIEALDGQEMMGRPLKVNPARPRTERREPRRYDDDAEL; this is translated from the coding sequence ATGAATATCTACGTTGGCAACGTGCCTTATGCGGCCACGGAAACGGACCTTGAAGAACTGTTTGGTGAACATGGTCCGGTTGCTACCGCCACGATTATTCGTGACCGGTATGATGGTCGTTCCAAAGGGTTTGGCTTCGTCGAGATGGAAAACCAAGAGGATGGCGAGCGAGCGATAGAAGCGTTGGATGGTCAAGAAATGATGGGACGTCCGCTGAAAGTCAATCCCGCGCGTCCTCGCACAGAACGTCGCGAGCCACGTCGCTATGATGACGACGCGGAACTGTAA
- the polA gene encoding DNA polymerase I, translating to MQNGQKDTVYIIDTHAEIFRAYYAIRSGLTSSITGEATHAVFGFAGTLIRILTELQAKYVVAAIDTPGDTFRNELYSEYKANRDPAPDDLVTQIHRILQLLEAFGILTLGKPELEADDIIASVTQAILDNPDTQDVDVTIISRDKDLEQLLGDRVTMLDLHNDKIIDVRSLKETKGIEPSQVVDVLALMGDTSDNVPGVEKIGLKTAAQLIQQYGSIDGIFENIDEIKGKRRENLEKARSQLALAQQLVTLKRDAASDFSIEQARVKPLDLQKILPLFRELELKRYEQVVTELADGDSASVAPAPTTRKERVAELAQKTDSILNKGDYDTAETGDYSAVVTTSQLTELIDTLSGQEIISFDTETDGLERESTLCGLSFSWKPNHGVYVPVRSPHPENHLNTETVLGALKPLLEDPNLPKCGHNLKFDAGILIRNGVKLQGVVFDTLLASQLVDARTPSHNLDTLALLHLNHKMISFEELTSPPDNATDIDDTDKEAEDLGGLFDSAGQKTIDEVPLEQATVYAAEDADVALRLYHFLVPKLDEMGITALARDIESPLAPILAEMEYNGIVCDKAELKRQSGVISELVEARQAQIHEIVGYPCNIDSPRQLAQVLFEDLGFKPVKRTRGGNVSTDVTVLEALSLREDINDPKTSVPRLIIEYRQFRKLQSTYLAQLQSAIDPKTERIHTHLYQLTTATGRLKSDGPNLQNIPVRTEIGRQLRCAFRAPEGYKLICADYSQIELRILAHFSEDTQLIETFAQDLDIHTAVASQVFEMPAASVTRELRDKAKTINFGIIYGVSPTGLSRRIKGMSVKEAAALIDDYKVRFPGIDRFLQQCVQQASDHGYVSTLTGRQRAIPEIYATNRSRRSLGERLAINTVVQGSAADLMKAAMVRVQHRIDADRLPLKMLLQIHDELVLETPEGLAEVHAAIVCEEMENAMSLRVPLRTEAGIGDNWMVAK from the coding sequence ATGCAGAACGGACAAAAGGACACTGTCTACATTATTGATACGCACGCTGAAATATTTCGGGCGTATTACGCGATTCGTAGTGGTTTGACAAGCAGTATCACCGGCGAAGCGACACATGCTGTGTTTGGATTTGCCGGGACATTGATTAGAATTTTAACCGAACTTCAGGCAAAATATGTCGTCGCTGCGATTGATACGCCGGGCGACACATTTCGCAATGAACTTTATTCGGAATACAAGGCGAATCGAGATCCAGCACCTGACGATTTGGTGACGCAGATTCACCGCATCCTGCAGTTGCTTGAGGCATTTGGCATCTTGACGCTCGGTAAACCTGAATTGGAAGCGGACGACATCATCGCCTCTGTTACACAGGCAATACTTGACAATCCAGATACACAAGATGTCGATGTCACTATCATTTCCAGAGATAAAGATTTGGAACAGTTACTCGGTGATCGGGTAACAATGCTTGATCTCCATAACGATAAAATTATTGATGTTCGGTCCCTGAAGGAAACGAAAGGCATAGAACCCTCTCAGGTTGTTGATGTGCTTGCGTTGATGGGTGATACTTCAGACAATGTTCCGGGTGTTGAGAAAATCGGCTTAAAAACGGCGGCGCAATTGATTCAGCAGTACGGTTCCATTGACGGTATTTTTGAGAATATTGATGAGATTAAAGGGAAGCGTCGCGAGAATCTCGAAAAGGCGCGCTCGCAACTGGCACTCGCACAGCAGCTTGTAACGTTAAAGCGGGATGCTGCTTCGGATTTCTCTATAGAGCAGGCACGGGTCAAACCGCTGGATCTCCAGAAAATCTTGCCGCTGTTTCGGGAATTAGAACTCAAGCGTTATGAACAGGTTGTAACGGAACTCGCGGATGGAGATTCTGCGTCCGTCGCACCAGCACCGACGACACGCAAAGAGCGAGTTGCAGAATTAGCGCAGAAAACGGACTCAATTTTAAACAAGGGGGACTATGACACTGCTGAAACTGGCGACTATTCAGCAGTTGTTACGACCTCCCAGTTGACGGAACTCATTGACACCCTTTCAGGACAGGAGATTATCAGCTTTGATACCGAGACGGATGGTTTGGAACGTGAGTCCACACTTTGCGGATTAAGTTTTTCATGGAAACCGAACCATGGTGTTTATGTGCCAGTTCGTTCACCTCATCCTGAAAACCATCTGAATACGGAGACTGTGCTTGGAGCACTCAAACCGCTTTTGGAAGATCCTAATTTGCCCAAATGTGGACATAACCTGAAGTTTGATGCGGGCATTCTCATCCGGAATGGGGTTAAACTCCAAGGAGTCGTTTTTGATACACTGCTCGCAAGCCAGTTAGTTGACGCACGAACACCCTCCCACAATCTTGATACGCTTGCGCTGCTCCACTTGAACCACAAGATGATCTCTTTTGAGGAACTTACATCGCCCCCCGACAATGCAACCGATATCGATGACACCGATAAAGAAGCCGAAGATCTCGGTGGACTGTTTGATTCGGCAGGACAGAAAACAATTGATGAAGTTCCCTTGGAACAGGCGACAGTTTACGCTGCAGAAGATGCCGATGTCGCGCTACGCCTCTATCATTTTCTTGTACCGAAACTGGATGAGATGGGCATTACGGCATTGGCGCGCGATATAGAGTCGCCGCTCGCACCTATTCTCGCTGAGATGGAGTATAACGGCATTGTTTGCGATAAGGCGGAGCTCAAACGTCAAAGTGGTGTGATTAGCGAACTGGTTGAGGCACGGCAAGCGCAAATTCACGAAATCGTTGGTTATCCGTGTAACATTGATTCTCCAAGGCAACTGGCGCAGGTATTATTTGAAGATCTCGGTTTCAAACCAGTGAAACGGACGCGAGGTGGCAACGTTTCGACGGACGTGACCGTGTTGGAGGCACTCTCTCTGAGGGAGGATATCAACGATCCGAAGACCAGTGTGCCGCGTTTGATAATTGAATACCGTCAGTTTCGTAAGTTGCAAAGTACTTATCTGGCACAACTCCAGAGTGCTATCGACCCAAAGACGGAGCGTATCCATACACATCTTTATCAATTAACAACAGCAACAGGTCGTTTGAAATCTGACGGTCCAAACTTGCAAAATATTCCTGTCCGGACCGAGATTGGCAGGCAATTGCGGTGTGCATTCAGAGCACCGGAGGGGTATAAGTTAATTTGTGCAGATTATTCACAGATTGAGCTGCGTATTCTTGCCCACTTTAGCGAAGATACGCAATTAATCGAGACCTTCGCTCAGGATTTGGATATCCACACGGCAGTCGCTTCGCAGGTGTTTGAGATGCCGGCAGCGTCGGTTACTCGTGAACTTCGGGATAAGGCAAAGACTATTAATTTTGGCATCATTTACGGGGTATCCCCGACAGGGCTTTCACGTCGGATTAAAGGGATGAGTGTAAAGGAGGCGGCTGCTCTTATTGATGACTATAAAGTACGTTTTCCGGGGATAGACCGTTTTCTGCAGCAGTGTGTCCAACAAGCGTCGGATCACGGGTATGTAAGCACACTCACTGGTAGACAGCGTGCGATTCCTGAAATCTATGCCACCAACCGAAGTCGGCGCAGCCTTGGTGAACGGCTGGCGATCAATACTGTGGTGCAAGGTTCTGCTGCAGACCTGATGAAAGCGGCGATGGTACGTGTGCAACACCGAATTGATGCGGACAGATTACCCTTAAAAATGCTGCTGCAGATCCATGACGAATTGGTACTTGAAACGCCAGAAGGACTTGCGGAGGTGCATGCCGCAATTGTCTGTGAAGAGATGGAGAATGCAATGTCGCTTCGGGTACCGCTTCGGACAGAGGCGGGAATCGGTGATAATTGGATGGTCGCAAAGTGA
- the mqnE gene encoding aminofutalosine synthase MqnE, with protein MENYSRFTDPKLPAIYEKVKAEQRLSFEEGIALYESPDITGVGFIAHHARERLNGNLAYYNINQHIDYSNVCILHARCHFCAFARKNMQTEGAWEMSVDEFLDKAMYSIENGCTEIHSVGGLHPKLPFDYYLDIIRGLKERMPQVHLKFFTAVEIHHFSRIFKMSMEEVLIALREAGLDSLPGGGAEIFAEETREKICPGKLSAEGWLEVHDIAHRLGISTNATMLYGHLETNEDRVDHLIRLREQQDKSGGFVTFIPLAFHPANTRMAYLPSTTGLTDLRNIAVARLILDNLPHIKVYWIMTGLKTAQVALRFGADDIDGTVTEEKITHMAGADTPEAVSVSSLTHLIEEAGFVPVERDTLYNEIVREGDRWYRKAA; from the coding sequence ATGGAGAATTATAGTCGCTTTACGGATCCGAAATTGCCCGCCATTTATGAAAAAGTCAAAGCAGAACAACGGCTCTCCTTTGAAGAGGGCATCGCGCTTTACGAAAGCCCGGATATTACGGGAGTTGGTTTTATTGCCCATCATGCCCGTGAACGTCTAAATGGAAATCTCGCCTATTATAACATCAACCAACATATTGATTACTCGAATGTCTGTATTCTGCACGCCCGGTGCCACTTTTGTGCGTTTGCCCGAAAAAACATGCAAACGGAAGGCGCGTGGGAGATGAGCGTTGATGAATTTTTAGACAAGGCGATGTATTCTATAGAGAACGGATGTACTGAGATTCATAGTGTCGGTGGCTTACACCCTAAACTACCTTTCGATTATTACTTGGACATCATTCGTGGACTCAAAGAACGGATGCCACAGGTACATCTCAAATTTTTCACTGCTGTTGAGATTCACCACTTCTCGCGTATCTTTAAAATGTCAATGGAGGAAGTTCTAATAGCATTGCGGGAGGCGGGTTTGGATTCGTTGCCGGGCGGTGGTGCTGAAATATTTGCGGAGGAAACGCGTGAAAAAATTTGCCCGGGAAAATTGAGTGCAGAAGGTTGGTTAGAGGTTCACGATATTGCGCATCGCCTCGGTATTTCCACAAACGCAACAATGCTTTATGGACATCTTGAAACAAACGAGGATAGGGTAGACCATCTGATTCGGTTGCGGGAACAACAGGATAAATCCGGTGGTTTCGTGACGTTCATTCCGCTTGCGTTTCATCCTGCGAACACCCGCATGGCGTATCTGCCATCAACGACGGGCTTGACCGATCTTCGGAACATTGCCGTCGCACGCCTGATACTTGATAACCTGCCACATATTAAAGTTTACTGGATTATGACGGGCTTGAAAACTGCACAGGTCGCACTTCGTTTCGGAGCCGATGATATTGATGGGACTGTAACCGAGGAAAAGATCACACACATGGCAGGCGCGGACACGCCAGAGGCTGTTTCTGTTTCATCGCTGACACACCTCATTGAGGAAGCTGGTTTCGTGCCTGTTGAGCGCGATACGCTTTACAATGAAATTGTTCGAGAGGGGGATCGGTGGTACAGAAAAGCCGCTTAA
- a CDS encoding Fur family transcriptional regulator: METVEKSTNGTEFVKQFEDYLKSCGLRLTQKRLDVLNQVFDYPGHFQTEDLLVQMRRNGYLVSRPTIYRTLPLLVRSGLLTEFIDAQKNTRYESIHSLREHAHLICLRCNQIVEFKEPGIDALQKAVCEAHDFKAVRFRNEIIGYCAECQAELEPKTPDEADATTA, translated from the coding sequence ATGGAAACCGTTGAAAAATCCACTAACGGTACTGAATTTGTAAAACAGTTTGAAGACTATCTCAAAAGTTGTGGACTCCGCTTGACCCAAAAACGATTAGATGTCCTAAACCAAGTCTTCGACTATCCGGGTCATTTTCAAACGGAAGACCTCTTGGTTCAGATGCGCCGCAACGGTTACCTTGTGTCGCGCCCGACGATCTATCGGACATTGCCGCTGCTGGTGAGAAGTGGGTTACTGACGGAATTTATTGATGCACAGAAGAACACCCGCTACGAGAGTATTCATTCGCTCCGAGAACATGCGCATCTCATCTGTCTACGGTGTAATCAGATTGTTGAGTTTAAAGAGCCGGGGATTGATGCCTTACAAAAGGCGGTGTGTGAAGCACACGACTTTAAAGCCGTGCGCTTCCGTAATGAGATCATCGGTTACTGCGCCGAGTGCCAAGCAGAATTAGAACCAAAAACACCTGATGAAGCGGACGCAACTACTGCTTAA
- a CDS encoding Uma2 family endonuclease produces METSLNALRTSYAPTETADLYPESDGKPMAETDHHIEAILRMRLIFRSYYADTPDAYVSGNLMMYYEDTRPPKAVSPDLLISFGVGKKPRRTYKIWEEGKPPDFVVEFSSKGTVQNDLNNKMELYARLGISEYFLCDVDRRYLPAPLMGFRLVDGEYIEIAPNANGGISSETLGLDFHLLADGFGIYDPVTRKWLQTPEEAANSRAKRDRERAERDRERAERAETELAHLREELARLKENSS; encoded by the coding sequence ATGGAAACTTCCCTAAACGCGCTCCGAACCTCTTACGCCCCAACCGAAACAGCGGACCTCTATCCTGAATCAGATGGGAAACCTATGGCTGAAACCGATCATCACATAGAAGCAATACTCCGTATGCGGTTAATCTTCAGAAGCTACTACGCAGACACACCCGATGCTTATGTTTCCGGCAATCTCATGATGTATTACGAGGATACCAGACCCCCAAAAGCTGTCTCTCCCGATCTACTCATCTCTTTTGGAGTGGGTAAAAAACCCCGCCGCACCTACAAGATATGGGAAGAAGGAAAACCCCCTGACTTTGTCGTTGAGTTTTCAAGTAAAGGTACCGTTCAAAACGACTTAAACAATAAGATGGAACTCTACGCGAGGCTTGGAATTTCAGAATACTTCCTCTGTGATGTTGATAGACGCTATTTGCCTGCACCGTTGATGGGCTTTCGGTTGGTTGATGGTGAGTATATTGAGATTGCCCCTAACGCTAATGGTGGAATTTCTTCTGAGACCCTGGGCTTAGATTTTCACTTATTAGCGGATGGATTCGGGATTTATGATCCAGTAACACGGAAGTGGTTACAGACACCGGAGGAGGCAGCAAACTCACGCGCCAAACGCGATAGAGAACGCGCCGAACGCGATAGAGAACGCGCCGAACGCGCTGAAACTGAACTCGCACACCTTCGCGAGGAACTCGCTCGCTTAAAAGAAAACTCATCGTAG
- the trpS gene encoding tryptophan--tRNA ligase encodes MKQIALTGLKPSGSPHIGNYLGMLKPSLELAEKFQALYFIPDYHALTTVRDRKQLADLTYQAVATWLALGLNPDEEIIYRQSDIPEVFELAWALSCFTTKGLLNRSHAYKAIVDDNIAAGREEDKNINVGLFTYPVLMAADILLFGTHFVPVGLDQQQHLEITRDVALTFNKNYGDVLTIPEAVIRKEVMTIPGIDGRKMSKSYNNVIPIFAPPDQVLKPVKRIVTDSKRPEEPKDPDECNIFAIYRHLADADAVDAKRKLYLEGGLAYGAMKEELFELLEATFSDKRDRYNALMDNLDELDKILEKGAEKARDIARPILAKVRKAVGVNL; translated from the coding sequence TTGAAACAGATTGCTTTAACTGGGCTTAAACCGTCAGGATCGCCGCATATCGGCAACTATCTCGGCATGCTTAAGCCCTCGTTGGAACTCGCTGAAAAATTTCAAGCACTTTATTTCATACCGGATTATCACGCCCTCACAACAGTCAGAGACCGAAAACAATTGGCGGATCTCACCTACCAAGCAGTAGCAACGTGGTTGGCACTTGGGTTAAATCCAGATGAGGAGATTATCTATCGCCAATCCGATATTCCAGAGGTATTCGAGTTGGCGTGGGCGTTGTCCTGTTTCACAACAAAAGGTTTACTTAACCGCTCGCACGCCTACAAAGCGATCGTTGACGACAACATTGCAGCCGGACGTGAAGAGGATAAGAACATTAACGTAGGGCTCTTTACCTATCCTGTTTTGATGGCGGCAGATATTTTACTCTTCGGAACACATTTTGTGCCGGTTGGGCTTGACCAACAACAACATCTTGAAATTACACGAGATGTCGCGCTTACCTTCAATAAAAATTATGGCGATGTCTTGACGATTCCAGAAGCCGTAATTCGGAAAGAAGTGATGACGATTCCCGGAATTGATGGTAGAAAGATGAGCAAAAGTTATAACAACGTCATTCCAATCTTCGCACCACCGGACCAAGTCCTCAAACCCGTCAAGCGTATTGTAACCGATTCCAAGCGACCCGAAGAGCCGAAAGACCCCGATGAGTGCAACATCTTCGCAATCTACCGTCATCTCGCGGATGCAGATGCCGTTGATGCGAAGCGGAAACTTTATCTGGAGGGTGGACTCGCCTACGGGGCAATGAAAGAGGAACTGTTTGAGTTACTGGAGGCAACTTTTTCCGACAAGCGAGACAGATATAATGCTTTGATGGACAATCTTGATGAATTGGATAAAATACTCGAAAAAGGTGCGGAAAAAGCACGCGACATCGCCAGACCGATTTTGGCGAAGGTCCGTAAAGCCGTTGGTGTAAACCTCTGA
- a CDS encoding sugar phosphate isomerase/epimerase, whose amino-acid sequence MSKLGLIHYNYASKSLDDFLKFTSETGFGYVELQIGDVWNSETPDPEQNAEAVRKQVEGYGLHVSALAAGNDFVVLEDEAIQSQVARMERIAGLAKLLGTSVLRTEGGAAKDAVPESRWVEAMAGCLKRCLEFAERDEVYLAVDNHGIVTNDGDLQVELFERVGSKYVGANMDTMNYRWAGHDLETVGRYYEIVAPYTLHTHLKDGRGSRADYRGEALGEGEIDLAKAIQCLRDAGYDGVWCCEYEGRENDGTGQRKSFAWMQANL is encoded by the coding sequence ATGTCTAAACTCGGATTGATTCATTACAATTACGCAAGTAAATCGCTTGACGATTTTCTGAAATTTACAAGTGAGACAGGTTTCGGCTATGTCGAACTCCAGATTGGCGATGTATGGAACTCGGAAACCCCTGATCCCGAACAAAACGCGGAAGCCGTGAGGAAACAGGTGGAAGGTTACGGGCTGCACGTCTCCGCACTCGCTGCAGGGAACGATTTCGTCGTGCTGGAAGACGAAGCCATCCAATCCCAAGTCGCACGGATGGAGCGCATCGCAGGACTTGCCAAATTGCTCGGCACCTCGGTTCTCCGCACGGAGGGTGGTGCTGCAAAGGACGCTGTCCCAGAAAGCCGATGGGTGGAAGCGATGGCTGGCTGCCTAAAACGATGCCTTGAATTTGCCGAACGCGACGAGGTCTACTTGGCAGTGGACAACCACGGCATCGTTACAAACGACGGTGATTTGCAGGTAGAACTCTTTGAACGGGTCGGTTCCAAGTATGTCGGAGCGAATATGGACACCATGAACTACCGATGGGCAGGTCATGACTTAGAAACAGTCGGTAGATACTATGAAATCGTCGCGCCTTATACATTGCACACACATCTGAAAGACGGTAGAGGATCACGTGCGGATTACCGAGGCGAAGCACTTGGCGAAGGTGAAATAGATCTCGCAAAGGCGATCCAATGTCTGAGAGACGCGGGCTATGATGGGGTCTGGTGCTGTGAATACGAGGGTAGAGAAAACGACGGCACAGGACAACGAAAAAGTTTTGCTTGGATGCAGGCAAACCTGTAA
- a CDS encoding SAM-dependent chlorinase/fluorinase, translating into MSESSRIITLTTDFGIRDTYVGIMKGVILGINLNVQVVDLTHAIPPQDIYEAAFSINAAHSYFPRGTIHVIVVDPGVGSDRRAIVCQTDNAFFVCPDNGVLSYLLQSTEDEAEQPINAVEIQNKAYYLPEVSNTFHGRDIFAPVAAHLSLGVPLEDIGPPVQTLVQLPIQAPELSGNTLTGQIVKIDRFGNAITNISESAIAGLESASTGGISAYEIRIGSVRLNRFNRAYAESGVGKPLAIIGSSGLLEIAVNGGSAEKQLGLKRGDVIVIRKVDKSCQEI; encoded by the coding sequence ATGAGCGAATCATCCCGTATCATCACGCTAACAACGGATTTCGGTATACGCGATACTTATGTCGGGATCATGAAGGGAGTCATCCTCGGCATCAATCTGAATGTGCAAGTGGTTGATCTCACGCACGCCATCCCACCACAAGATATCTACGAAGCCGCTTTCTCAATTAATGCTGCCCACAGTTACTTCCCAAGAGGAACGATTCATGTTATCGTAGTTGATCCGGGTGTCGGGAGTGATCGACGTGCGATAGTCTGCCAAACAGACAACGCATTTTTCGTCTGTCCGGACAATGGCGTGTTGAGTTACCTATTGCAAAGCACTGAGGACGAAGCGGAGCAACCAATAAATGCAGTAGAGATTCAGAACAAAGCGTACTATCTGCCAGAAGTGAGTAACACATTTCACGGCAGGGATATTTTCGCACCTGTTGCCGCACACCTATCCCTTGGCGTTCCACTTGAGGACATCGGTCCACCGGTGCAAACGCTTGTTCAACTACCAATTCAAGCACCGGAGCTATCCGGTAATACACTGACAGGACAAATTGTCAAAATTGATAGATTTGGGAATGCGATAACCAATATCTCAGAAAGCGCAATTGCCGGTTTGGAAAGCGCGTCTACTGGAGGAATTTCCGCTTATGAAATCAGAATTGGAAGTGTAAGACTTAACCGATTCAACCGTGCTTACGCAGAATCTGGAGTCGGTAAGCCTCTGGCAATTATTGGAAGTTCTGGGTTATTAGAGATCGCTGTGAACGGTGGCAGTGCCGAAAAGCAATTAGGCTTAAAACGGGGGGATGTCATCGTCATACGGAAAGTTGATAAATCCTGTCAAGAAATTTGA
- a CDS encoding menaquinone biosynthesis protein, with the protein MNTKPLIYPLLNEEIQTDIALSVDVPSRVATCFSEGKLDVGLIPIIEYFRAKPSGTNFCILPNISIASHGSVKSIQLFSRVPIREIRRIALDTSSRTSVALLKVLLAEKYGISPAFTTCAPTVIPSTALQNRQYPPFEAVLLIGDPALRHLGSTEYSVDLGEAWYKLTGLPFVYACWVARKEAHLGNLPQVLLQSKTCGIAQIPEIAQIEAQKLGLPETLCLDYLQNRIKYDLDESAIAGIELFYKYAVKNNLAPTCRSLTFASS; encoded by the coding sequence TTGAATACCAAACCGCTTATTTATCCCCTTTTGAACGAAGAAATCCAGACGGATATTGCGCTCAGTGTTGATGTACCAAGCCGCGTCGCAACATGCTTCAGTGAAGGTAAACTTGATGTCGGGTTAATCCCGATTATCGAATATTTTCGTGCGAAGCCTTCGGGTACGAATTTCTGCATTCTACCAAATATATCAATTGCATCGCACGGAAGTGTCAAAAGTATCCAACTGTTCAGTCGCGTACCGATTCGCGAAATTCGACGCATCGCACTTGATACGAGTTCCCGTACCTCCGTTGCCTTACTAAAAGTCTTACTCGCTGAAAAATATGGAATTTCGCCAGCGTTTACAACGTGCGCACCGACAGTAATTCCAAGCACAGCACTTCAAAACCGTCAGTATCCGCCTTTTGAGGCGGTCCTCTTGATTGGGGATCCAGCCCTCAGACACCTCGGTTCAACAGAATATAGTGTTGACCTCGGCGAGGCGTGGTATAAGTTAACAGGATTGCCGTTCGTCTATGCGTGTTGGGTAGCAAGAAAAGAAGCACATCTTGGCAACTTACCGCAAGTACTCCTTCAATCGAAAACGTGTGGGATCGCACAAATCCCAGAAATCGCGCAAATTGAGGCACAGAAACTCGGCCTACCTGAAACGCTCTGCCTCGACTATTTGCAAAATCGGATCAAATATGATCTTGACGAATCTGCAATCGCTGGCATTGAACTCTTTTATAAGTATGCTGTGAAGAATAACCTCGCGCCGACATGCCGTTCATTAACTTTTGCATCCAGTTGA
- a CDS encoding LamG domain-containing protein: protein MKFNTLTFILFSLGLMAISLVAVNTSSAAIDQSSVVGIWLFDDGGGTTAMDSSGNNNHGTIVNAPIWVDGRFGGALGFDGTGNCVNTNQKLLNGVREFTVVAWVKPGNITSNRIGLIGQNDSPEFGFINPTTVALWTPTAGSNNNAYEHPPGEWHHVAAVATRQFTKVYIDGDATTVNGNWPNHGRSDFNVNIGGCGVWDGTGNWFTGAMDEVALFHAPLTDNDIADVMNNGLTALGVAVEPAGKIAVTWGALKRKDY from the coding sequence ATGAAATTTAACACTTTAACATTTATCCTGTTTAGTTTAGGGCTGATGGCGATTAGTCTCGTTGCTGTGAACACCAGTAGTGCCGCAATTGACCAGAGTAGTGTTGTCGGTATTTGGCTGTTTGATGATGGGGGAGGAACCACAGCGATGGACTCTTCAGGAAACAATAACCACGGGACGATTGTCAACGCACCTATTTGGGTCGATGGACGATTCGGCGGTGCCTTAGGATTTGATGGCACAGGCAACTGTGTGAATACAAATCAAAAACTTCTCAACGGTGTACGTGAATTCACAGTCGTCGCTTGGGTAAAGCCAGGGAATATTACCTCCAACCGAATCGGGTTGATAGGACAGAACGATTCACCGGAATTCGGTTTTATTAATCCCACTACCGTTGCCCTATGGACTCCCACAGCTGGTAGTAATAACAATGCATACGAACATCCACCCGGTGAGTGGCACCACGTCGCTGCTGTTGCGACCCGACAATTCACGAAGGTTTACATTGATGGAGATGCTACAACGGTAAATGGCAACTGGCCCAACCATGGCAGATCTGATTTCAACGTGAATATCGGTGGATGCGGTGTTTGGGACGGCACTGGTAATTGGTTCACAGGGGCAATGGACGAAGTAGCTCTCTTCCACGCACCTTTGACGGATAACGATATTGCTGACGTTATGAATAACGGTTTGACTGCCTTAGGCGTTGCGGTGGAACCCGCAGGGAAAATCGCAGTAACTTGGGGAGCACTCAAACGGAAAGACTATTAG